Proteins from a single region of Apium graveolens cultivar Ventura chromosome 7, ASM990537v1, whole genome shotgun sequence:
- the LOC141673067 gene encoding uncharacterized protein LOC141673067 isoform X2 → MMTSDKQNNGVITTNGVVNNDELGVILGLDGGTTSTICVCIPFSDHLSDPVPVLARAVAGCSNHNSVGETAARDTLVQVMTEALLKSGSKKSAVRAVCLGVSGVNHPDDQERILIWLRNIFPSHVKLYVQNDAVAALASGTMGKLHGCVLIAGTGTISYGFTEGGLEARAAGAGPVLGDWGSGYGIAAKALTAVIRAHDGRDSQTMLTDRILQSLGLPSPDELIGWTYADQSWARIAALVPVVVSCAEAGDEIAHQILNDAVQELASSVIAVVKRLGLGGEDGNSYFPIVMVGGVLEANRRWDIGREVINCVLRTYPGATPVRPKVDPAVGAALLAWNYLKKETNGEVQTQT, encoded by the exons ATGATGACGAGTGATAAGCAAAACAATGGTGTAATTACAACCAATGGAGTGGTTAATAACGATGAATTGGGTGTGATTTTGGGTTTAGATGGTGGTACTACTTCTACTATTTGTGTTTGTATTCCTTTTTCGGATCATCTTTCTGACCCTGTTCCGGTTCTCGCCCGGGCCGTTGCTGGATGCTCTAATCACAACAGTGTTGGAG AAACAGCAGCAAGAGATACATTGGTACAGGTTATGACAGAGGCTCTTTTGAAATCAGGGTCAAAGAAATCAGCTGTTCGAGCTGTTTGTTTAGGTGTATCTGGTGTCAATCATCCAGACGATCAGGAAAGGATATTAATTTGGCTGAG AAACATATTTCCAAGCCATGTTAAGCTATATGTTCAGAATGATGCTGTGGCAGCTCTTGCTAGCGGGACTATGGGGAAACTTCATGGCTGCGTTTTAATAGCAGGAACGGGGACCATTTCTTATGGTTTCACTGAAGGTGGACTAGAAGCTCGCGCTGCTGGTGCGGGTCCTGTATTGGGTGATTGGGGCAG TGGATATGGAATTGCGGCAAAAGCCTTGACTGCAGTAATTAGGGCTCATGATGGCCGCGATTCACAGACAATGCTCACAGACAGGATTTTACAGTCTCTTGGTCTTCCTTCTCCGGATGAGCTCATAGG GTGGACTTATGCAGACCAATCTTGGGCACGAATTGCAGCACTCGTTCCAGTAGTTGTATCTTgtgctgaagctggtgatgagATTGCACATCAAATTTTAAATGACGCGGTGCAAGAATTGGCTTCAAGCGTGATTGCTGTTGTCAAACGACTTGGCTTGGGCGGGGAAG ATGGAAATTCGTATTTTCCTATTGTTATGGTTGGCGGGGTCCTGGAAGCTAACAGAAGGTGGGACATAGGTAGAGAAGTTATCAACTGTGTGTTGAGGACGTACCCTGGTGCAACTCCAGTTAGACCAAAG gtTGATCCTGCAGTTGGGGCAGCTTTACTGGCTTGGAATTACTTAAAGAAAGAAACAAATGGGGAAGTCCAAACACAAACGTAG
- the LOC141673067 gene encoding uncharacterized protein LOC141673067 isoform X1 — MMTSDKQNNGVITTNGVVNNDELGVILGLDGGTTSTICVCIPFSDHLSDPVPVLARAVAGCSNHNSVGETAARDTLVQVMTEALLKSGSKKSAVRAVCLGVSGVNHPDDQERILIWLRNIFPSHVKLYVQNDAVAALASGTMGKLHGCVLIAGTGTISYGFTEGGLEARAAGAGPVLGDWGSGYGIAAKALTAVIRAHDGRDSQTMLTDRILQSLGLPSPDELIGWTYADQSWARIAALVPVVVSCAEAGDEIAHQILNDAVQELASSVIAVVKRLGLGGEDGNSYFPIVMVGGVLEANRRWDIGREVINCVLRTYPGATPVRPKMLLLFILHNLTKLLPKDLTAWFLHCFVFQMFSMYFVIQSLVS; from the exons ATGATGACGAGTGATAAGCAAAACAATGGTGTAATTACAACCAATGGAGTGGTTAATAACGATGAATTGGGTGTGATTTTGGGTTTAGATGGTGGTACTACTTCTACTATTTGTGTTTGTATTCCTTTTTCGGATCATCTTTCTGACCCTGTTCCGGTTCTCGCCCGGGCCGTTGCTGGATGCTCTAATCACAACAGTGTTGGAG AAACAGCAGCAAGAGATACATTGGTACAGGTTATGACAGAGGCTCTTTTGAAATCAGGGTCAAAGAAATCAGCTGTTCGAGCTGTTTGTTTAGGTGTATCTGGTGTCAATCATCCAGACGATCAGGAAAGGATATTAATTTGGCTGAG AAACATATTTCCAAGCCATGTTAAGCTATATGTTCAGAATGATGCTGTGGCAGCTCTTGCTAGCGGGACTATGGGGAAACTTCATGGCTGCGTTTTAATAGCAGGAACGGGGACCATTTCTTATGGTTTCACTGAAGGTGGACTAGAAGCTCGCGCTGCTGGTGCGGGTCCTGTATTGGGTGATTGGGGCAG TGGATATGGAATTGCGGCAAAAGCCTTGACTGCAGTAATTAGGGCTCATGATGGCCGCGATTCACAGACAATGCTCACAGACAGGATTTTACAGTCTCTTGGTCTTCCTTCTCCGGATGAGCTCATAGG GTGGACTTATGCAGACCAATCTTGGGCACGAATTGCAGCACTCGTTCCAGTAGTTGTATCTTgtgctgaagctggtgatgagATTGCACATCAAATTTTAAATGACGCGGTGCAAGAATTGGCTTCAAGCGTGATTGCTGTTGTCAAACGACTTGGCTTGGGCGGGGAAG ATGGAAATTCGTATTTTCCTATTGTTATGGTTGGCGGGGTCCTGGAAGCTAACAGAAGGTGGGACATAGGTAGAGAAGTTATCAACTGTGTGTTGAGGACGTACCCTGGTGCAACTCCAGTTAGACCAAAG ATGCTCCTGTTATTCATCCTTCACAATCTCACGAAACTCTTACCAAAGGATCTGACAGCGTGGTTCTTGCACTGTTTTGTGTTTCAAATGTTTAGTATGTATTTTGTTATACAATCATTAGTCTCCTGA